One genomic segment of Erpetoichthys calabaricus chromosome 7, fErpCal1.3, whole genome shotgun sequence includes these proteins:
- the LOC114654923 gene encoding mitochondrial nicotinamide adenine dinucleotide transporter SLC25A51-like: protein MDSWPQSNTTSQMDSEAQQNRPNELVLTGTSRQNLADMSSGRHYLCGYFAAFTNISITFPIQKVLFRQQLYGLRTRDAVRQLQHDGLRNLYRGILPPLMQKTTTLALMFGLYEDFSNLLLQHTTAPELLTRSVAAVLAGTTEAVLTPFERVQTLLQDNKHHNRFNNTFHAFRTLRSYGFQEYYRGLLPILLRNGPSNALFFGLRGPIKQCLPEATSYSTHLVNDFICGGLLGAMLGFLFYPVNVVKARMQSQVGGDFQSFRVVFLTIWKEREGKVSHLFRGAHLNYHRSILSWGIINATYEFLLKFF, encoded by the coding sequence ATGGACAGTTGGCCTCAATCTAACACAACATCCCAAATGGATTCTGAAGCCCAACAAAATCGACCAAATGAACTTGTCCTTACTGGCACCTCCAGACAGAACCTGGCTGACATGTCATCAGGGAGGCATTACTTGTGTGGCTATTTTGCAGCATTTACTAATATTTCCATTACTTTCCCAATTCAGAAGGTACTTTTCCGCCAACAATTGTATGGATTAAGGACACGTGATGCTGTACGACAACTCCAGCATGATGGCCTTCGTAACTTGTACCGTGGCATCCTCCCTCCTCTCATGCAAAAGACAACAACATTGGCTTTGATGTTTGGTCTTTATGAAGACTTCTCAAATTTACTTCTTCAGCATACCACTGCCCCCGAGTTATTGACACGCAGTGTAGCTGCTGTGCTAGCAGGAACCACAGAAGCAGTCTTGACCCCTTTTGAGAGAGTTCAGACTCTGCTGCAAGACAATAAACATCACAACCGCTTTAATAACACCTTCCATGCTTTTCGAACTTTGAGGAGTTATGGTTTTCAAGAGTACTACAGGGGCCTGCTACCTATATTGCTGAGAAATGGTCCAAGTAATGCACTTTTCTTTGGTCTCCGTGGTCCAATCAAGCAGTGCTTGCCTGAAGCTACATCTTACAGCACCCATCTGGTGAATGACTTCATTTGTGGGGGCTTGCTAGGAGCTATGCTTGGTTTCCTGTTTTATCCTGTGAATGTGGTCAAGGCCCGAATGCAGTCTCAAGTTGGTGGAGACTTTCAGTCATTTCGTGTAGTATTCCTTACTATCTGGAAGGAGCGAGAAGGCAAGGTCTCACATCTGTTCCGTGGGGCACACCTCAATTATCATCGTTCCATTCTATCATGGGGCATCATAAATGCCACATATGAATTCTTACTTAAGTTTTTCTGA